A stretch of Lathyrus oleraceus cultivar Zhongwan6 chromosome 6, CAAS_Psat_ZW6_1.0, whole genome shotgun sequence DNA encodes these proteins:
- the LOC127091389 gene encoding probable leucine-rich repeat receptor-like protein kinase At2g33170 — protein MKEGRGYAKGYSVNLLLLLSLLFCSTEGLNLEGQILLEIKNGLHDKYNLLGNWKSSDETPCGWVGVNCIYIHGSGSDPVVVSLNLSSMDLSGTLNGSVGGLNKLTYLNLAYNGFIGNIPKEIGELLSLEYLYLNNNQFEGPIPVELGKLSVLKNLNICNNKLSGVLPVEFGNLSSLVELVAFSNFLVGPLPNSVGNLENLVTFRAGANNITGILPEEIGRCRSLVRLGLAQNQIEGEIPKEIGMLENLKELVLWENKLSGVVPKELGNCSRLEILALYGNSFVGPLPHEIGNLKSLKWLYLYRNKLNGSIPREIGNLSSALHIDFSENSLAGDIPSEFSKIRGLSLLFLFENHLTGVIPNEFGSLKNLTKLDLSINNLTGPIPSGFQYLTHMYQLQLFDNNLSGVIPQGLGLYSRLWVVDFSDNNLTGNIPPYLCRNSHLMLLNLADNQLYGNIPTGILNCESLAQLLLVGNRLTGGFPSELCKLENLTAIDLNDNRFTGPLPREIANCHNLQRLHIANNYFTLELPKEIGNLSQLVTFNVSSNLFTGRIPPEIFWCQRLQRLDLSQNRFTDSLPNEIGTLQHLEILKLSDNKLSGTIPAALGNLSHLNWLLMDGNLFFGEIPPQLGSLSSLQIAMDLSYNNLSGRIPSRLGNLNMLEYLFLNNNQLDGEIPSTFSALSSLMGCNFSYNNLSGPIPSTKIFESMALSSFVGGNIGLCGTPLVDCNSFSASRSIPSAKDGDSSRAKVVMIIAATVGGVSLVLIIVILYLMRRPREPVDSFVDPETLSPDSDIYFPPKDGFTFQDLLEATKRFHESYVIGSGACGTVYKAVMKSGKTIAVKKLASNREGNNVDDSFRAEISTLGRIRHRNIVKLYGFCYHQGSNLLLYEYMERGSLGELLHGSASNLEWPTRFMIALGAAEGLAYLHHDCKPKIIHRDIKSNNILLDENFEAHVGDFGLAKVIDMPQSKSMSAVAGSYGYIAPEYAYTMKVTEKCDIYSYGVVLLELLTGKSPVQPMEQGGDLVTWTRNHIRNHNNTLSSEILDTRLDLEDQITINHMLTVLKLALMCTSMSPTKRPSMREVVLMLIESNEREGNLTLTRTNHDPPPSKDNT, from the exons ATGAAGGAGGGAAGAGGTTATGCAAAAGGGTATTCCGTTAATTTGTTGCTACTATTGAGTTTACTCTTTTGTAGCACAGAAGGGTTGAATTTAGAGGGACAAATTCTCTTGGAGATCAAGAATGGACTTCATGATAAGTATAATCTTTTGGGAAATTGGAAATCTAGTGATGAAACTCCATGTGGCTGGGTAGGTGTAAATTGCATTTATATACATGGTAGTGGTAGTGATCCGGTGGTTGTTTCTCTTAATTTGAGTTCTATGGATCTTTCTGGAACTCTAAACGGTAGCGTTGGGGGTCTTAACAAGTTAACTTATCTCAATCTTGCTTATAATGGTTTTATTGGGAATATCCCGAAGGAGATTGGTGAGTTATTGAGTTTGGAATATCTTTACTTGAACAATAATCAATTTGAGGGACCGATTCCGGTTGAATTAGGTAAGTTGTCTGTTTTGAAAAATTTGAATATTTGCAACAATAAACTCTCTGGTGTTCTTCCGGTCGAGTTTGGAAACCTGTCTTCTTTGGTTGAGTTAGTTGCTTTTAGCAACTTTCTCGTTGGCCCGTTGCCTAATTCTGTTGGAAATCTTGAGAATCTCGTGACTTTCAGAGCTGGGGCGAATAACATTACTGGTATCTTGCCGGAAGAAATTGGCAGATGTAGGAGCTTGGTACGTCTAGGTCTTGCTCAAAATCAAATCGAAGGGGAGATACCGAAGGAGATTGGGATGCTCGAAAACTTAAAAGAATTGGTTTTATGGGAAAACAAGTTATCAGGAGTTGTTCCTAAAGAGCTTGGGAATTGTAGCAGGCTTGAGATCCTTGCTTTATACGGGAATAGTTTTGTTGGACCGTTACCTCATGAGATTGGAAACCTGAAATCGTTGAAGTGGTTGTATCTTTACAGAAATAAGTTGAACGGATCCATTCCAAGGGAAATTGGAAATCTTTCTTCAGCTTTACACATTGATTTCTCAGAGAACTCGTTGGCAGGCGATATTCCATCGGAGTTCAGCAAAATCCGTGGTCTAAGTTTGCTCTTTCTCTTTGAGAATCATCTAACTGGTGTGATACCAAATGAGTTTGGTAGCTTGAAGAACTTGACGAAGCTGGACCTGTCGATAAATAATCTTACCGGTCCGATTCCTTCCGGTTTTCAATATTTGACTCATATGTATCAGCTGCAACTTTTCGACAACAACCTAAGTGGTGTTATTCCTCAGGGACTTGGACTTTATAGTCGTCTTTGGGTGGTTGATTTTTCCGACAACAACTTGACGGGAAATATCCCTCCTTATCTATGCCGAAACTCTCATTTGATGCTGTTGAATCTCGCCGATAATCAGCTTTATGGAAACATACCAACAGGTATATTGAACTGTGAATCATTGGCACAGTTGCTTTTGGTCGGTAACAGGCTAACTGGTGGTTTCCCTTCGGAATTGTGTAAACTTGAGAACCTTACCGCCATTGATTTGAATGATAACAGGTTTACCGGTCCGCTTCCTCGTGAGATTGCAAACTGCCACAATTTGCAAAGGCTTCATATTGCAAACAATTACTTCACATTGGAGTTGCCGAAGGAAATAGGAAATCTCTCTCAATTGGTGACTTTTAATGTTTCTTCTAATCTTTTCACCGGAAGAATCCCTCCTGAAATTTTTTGGTGCCAGAGGCTGCAGCGGCTTGATCTCAGTCAGAACCGTTTTACTGATTCGTTGCCGAATGAAATTGGAACACTTCAGCACTTGGAGATTCTCAAGCTCTCAGACAATAAATTGTCTGGAACTATTCCTGCTGCATTAGGCAATCTGTCTCATTTGAACTGGCTGCTTATGGACGGTAATTTGTTTTTCGGCGAAATACCTCCTCAGCTGGGTTCTCTTTCGAGCTTACAGATAGCAATGGATCTCAGTTACAATAATCTTTCTGGTAGAATACCGTCTCGGCTTGGCAATCTCAATATGCTTGAATATCTCTTTCTCAATAACAACCAATTGGATGGCGAAATTCCGAGTACCTTTAGCGCACTTTCTAGCTTGATGGGATGTAACTTCTCATACAATAACCTCTCTGGACCTATCCCTTCTACTAAAATTTTCGAAAGTATGGCTTTAAGCAGCTTTGTTGGTGGTAACATAGGCCTTTGCGGTACACCTCTCGTTGACTGCAATAGCTTTTCAGCTTCTCGCTCTATTCCCTCGGCGAAAGACGGTGATTCTTCGCGTGCCAAAGTTGTCATGATCATTGCAGCTACTGTTGGTGGTGTTTCTCTCGTTTTGATTATAGTTATTTTATATTTAATGAGACGACCCCGGGAGCCTGTTGATTCCTTTGTAGACCCCGAAACTCTCTCGCCAGATTCGGATATCTATTTCCCTCCAAAAGACGGTTTCACATTTCAAGACCTACTTGAAGCTACAAAAAGATTTCATGAAAGTTATGTCATCGGTAGTGGAGCATGCGGAACGGTTTATAAAGCAGTGATGAAATCCGGTAAGACAATTGCTGTTAAGAAGCTAGCGTCGAACCGGGAAGGGAACAACGTCGATGACAGTTTCAGGGCTGAGATATCGACACTAGGAAGGATAAGGCATCGGAACATAGTGAAACTGTATGGTTTTTGTTACCATCAAGGTTCCAATCTCTTACTTTATGAATACATGGAACGAGGTAGCTTAGGTGAATTATTGCACGGTTCTGCAAGTAATTTAGAGTGGCCAACTCGATTCATGATTGCTCTCGGAGCTGCTGAAGGCCTCGCTTACTTGCATCATGACTGTAAACCGAAGATTATTCACCGGGATATAAAATCTAACAACATCCTTCTAGATGAAAATTTTGAGGCTCATGTTGGTGATTTTGGCTTGGCGAAAGTGATAGACATGCCTCAGTCAAAGTCGATGTCCGCAGTCGCTGGATCTTATGGATATATTGCTCCGG AATATGCATATACCATGAAGGTTACCGAGAAGTGTGACATATACAGTTACGGCGTTGTGCTGTTGGAATTGCTAACCGGAAAATCTCCAGTTCAACCGATGGAGCAAGGAGGCGATCTTGTTACATGGACGAGAAACCATATTCGGAACCATAACAATACGTTGAGCTCAGAGATACTCGATACTCGTCTTGATCTTGAAGACCAAATCACTATAAACCACATGCTCACTGTTCTGAAACTTGCTTTAATGTGCACAAGTATGTCTCCTACTAAGCGTCCGTCAATGCGCGAAGTTGTGTTGATGCTCATCGAGTCGAATGAGCGAGAAGGGAACTTAACACTTACTCGAACAAACCATGATCCTCCTCCTTCTAAAGATAACACATGA